The stretch of DNA TGATTATTTGCTGAAAAAAGAAATTGGTGTATGACTATGAGGATGATAGTCTCTGCATCTGATGTCCTGTTTTTTTTCCTCTTCCGCAGGGAGCTGTAAagcaaatttaattttttttcttgaactCCCCTTTTTTGACTTTGCTTCATTAATCCGTGGCTCCTTTACTGTTTCCCCCATTGGTTGCAGGAAGAATATGATGCGAATTGCAAAAGTTGTCGGCTGTCGAATTTTTAAAGTAACTCATAATCTACCAAGAGTCACACGTTTGCAGTTTTGATCTGTTCAAGTGCTTTAGATGCCaactgaataattttttttaatcttgtGCTACATTGATCATCACTTTCAAAAGTTGCAAAGAAGAGAGATGATGATTACTAAACTTCTCTACAAATATCTATACTGAATGCGTATTCCTTTTCCAGGCAATGTCTAAAATCCTATCACCCTTCTTGTGTTGGGAAGGATGATGATTCATTTCTGGAAAGTGAGAGCAGATGGACTTGTGGTTAGTCAATCTTCTATACTCATTTTGTGATCACTGAtcatcatgatttttataaccTTTGAACCAAACAATCTAGCATCAAGCCTTCGCTTTATGTGTTGCTATGTCTATTTAAACTCTTTAAAAAAGAAGAAGTAAAAAAGGATAGCTCTACATGtctatttgttttaatttaccTATAAAACTTGGAGCTAACTAAGAACTGCTGATACATTTTGaggatatatttatatatcaattaaaattcTTTTTGACACCCGACCCATGTACTGCACTGCAGACTGCACACAAAAAAACAAGAAACGTTCATATTTTTTAGGAATCCTGAAATATTAGCTTTGCATCTATGATACATGTTCTCTTGGCActcttaatatttaaaattacatcAGTACCATTTTTTCCCCATAAAATCGTGTTGCAGATTCCCCACAAATATGATGTCACGCATAACATAATGTTTATAACTTTATGTTTCAGATCGGCACAAATGCTTTCTCTGCAGGAGGTCTTCCTATTTTCAATGTTACACCTGCACAACTGCCTTGTGCCGTTACTGCCTTCCTGGAGCTGAGTTTTTACAAGTTAAAGTGAAAAACGGGTTCTGCGATGAATGTCTTAAGCTTGCTTTGCTTATTGAAGAAAATAAGGGTTATGATTCTGCTGGGGTATGGTTACTGTGTATGTAAATTGAACAGTGGGTTAACCTTCTTTTCTAACACATGCATGGTTCCGGTATTTAGGACATGTATATTGTGTGTACCAAAACCAAAATAGTACAGCAGATTTTGGTCGAGAAATGGTAGGGGAGGGGAACTATTGAAGTGACtagataaaaatatttgcaaaagtttgagcagaTGAATCAATAGACATATTCGGTTTGAAAGCTGAATTCTTCCATTCCTCTCCTCTTCCTTTATTAACTAGAAGGAATACACCAAACAATATTTAGTACACATCAGTTGCTTCCACACAGAGCTTGTCTTCCTTCATTTCGTCTCTTGTGCAACATCTCGGAGCCTCGTGAACTTGTGCTTTGAGTTCTTCAATATGTATTCCAAAGGTCTTGTTTTGCTTACTTTTTCCTCATAAATGGTTGTTGCTTTTCAGGAGATGGTGGACTTTACAGATAGAGAATCTTGTGAGGGTCTGTTTATGGAATACTATGTCATCATTAAAGAAGAGGAAGGATTTCAGGCAGGGGATATTTTTGCTGCTCAAGGTCGGCTGAAAAAAGAAGATAACGTGGAATCAGGGTCTGGTTCCGAATTTGAGGAAGACGAAGAACATATATCTGACTATGAGGACATGAATTATGCAAAGAAATACAAACAATCAGGTGAAAAAACAAAATCTAAGAGACAGAAATCCGGCATGCAGCAACACGTGAAATCCAACAAAGTGGACTTTATTGGCTGGGGCTCAAAATCCCTTATTAAGTTCCTAGAATCGATTGGTAAAAGCACTAGCCAAGAACTATCACAGCATGATGTTACACTCATGGTGAATGAATACATTAAAGAAAACAATCTTTTTCATCCtaataaaaagaaaatggtTATTTGCGATGTACGGCTACAATCTCTGTTTAGGAAAAAAACATTAAACAAACACCGAATTTATGATTTGCTGGAGGCCCATTTTGCTGAGAACAAAGATGAGTCGGAGGAAGATATTGGAAATGATTCTGAAAACAATAGTGCTGGCAGCTTGGATGCATCTAAAAGGAAAAGAAAGCTCGATAAGGAGGAAAAATCCCAGAAAATAGAGCTAGAACATGTTGTGTCTGAAAGTGTTTTTGCATCTATTATAGTCGAAAACATGAAACTTGTTTACTTGAAGAGAACCTTGCTATATGAGCTAC from Primulina tabacum isolate GXHZ01 chromosome 3, ASM2559414v2, whole genome shotgun sequence encodes:
- the LOC142539972 gene encoding uncharacterized protein At5g08430-like, coding for MKRKGKKKVVNKEDIAESWCFVCKDGGHLRICDHTQCLKSYHPSCVGKDDDSFLESESRWTCDRHKCFLCRRSSYFQCYTCTTALCRYCLPGAEFLQVKVKNGFCDECLKLALLIEENKGYDSAGEMVDFTDRESCEGLFMEYYVIIKEEEGFQAGDIFAAQGRLKKEDNVESGSGSEFEEDEEHISDYEDMNYAKKYKQSGEKTKSKRQKSGMQQHVKSNKVDFIGWGSKSLIKFLESIGKSTSQELSQHDVTLMVNEYIKENNLFHPNKKKMVICDVRLQSLFRKKTLNKHRIYDLLEAHFAENKDESEEDIGNDSENNSAGSLDASKRKRKLDKEEKSQKIELEHVVSESVFASIIVENMKLVYLKRTLLYELLKQPESFEEKVAGSYVRVKTDPYDYSSKCSHQLMQVKGIKLDTWTENNTDIVLQVSSLLKEIHISQLSDDDFSKEECEELRRKMVDGQLERPLVVELEQKARILHNDITKHWVAKELSLLQKLIDRANEKGWRRQLFEYLEKRKKLQTPSEQERLLENVAVVIPDVSEHESNTEEVKVDIHCEEHSPKSILQCSSVVHNDEWQVDKPSGEKSHHSRTTTQITEISTSGKLQQCHAPEPRNVR